The Malus domestica chromosome 06, GDT2T_hap1 genome has a segment encoding these proteins:
- the LOC139196903 gene encoding secreted RxLR effector protein 161-like codes for MDDCKPIGTLVECGVKLTKHDRGKSVNLTFFKSLVGSLRYLTCTRPDILYAVGLVSRYMENPTTTHVKTAKRILRYLKGIVNFGLFYSSSDNYKLAGYSDSDWAGDFDNRKSTTGFVFFMRDTAFTWMSKKQPIVTLSTCEAEYVAATSCVCHAIWLRNLLKELSMPQEEPTKIYVDNKSAIALAKNPVFYDMSKHIDTRYHYIRECIARKDVQMEYVKSQDQVADIFTKPLRQEDFVRLRNTIGVTRQD; via the coding sequence atggatGACTGCAAGCCCATAGGCACGCTAGTGGAGTGTGGAGTCAAACTAACCAAGCATGACAGAGGAAAAAGCGTAaatctaacatttttcaaaagtctAGTTGGAAGTTTGCGTTACTTGACATGCACAAGACCAGACATTCTTTATGCCGTCGGATTAGTTAGTCGCTACATGGAGAATCCCACAACTACACATGTGAAGACTGCCAAAAGAATTCTTCGATACCTTAAAGGTATTGTTAACTTTGGCTTATTCTATTCAAGTTCTGATAACTACAAACTTGCTGGATATAGCGACAGTGATTGGGCAGGAGATTTCGACAATAGAAAAAGCACTACTGGATTTGTGTTCTTCATGCGAGATACTGCATTCACATGGATGTCAAAGAAGCAACCGATTGTCACTCTCTCTACCTGCGAAGCTGAATACGTAGCTGCTACCTCATGTGTCTGTCATGCAATCTGGCTGAGAAACTTGTTGAAAGAATTAAGCATGCCACAAGAAGAGCCAACAAAGATCTATGTCGACAACAAGTCTGCAATAGCTCTAGCAAAGAATCCAGTATTCTATGACATGAGCAAACACATAGATACCCGCTATCATTACATAAGAGAATGTATTGCAAGAAAGGATGTGCAAATGGAATACGTGAAGTCACAAGACCAAGTCGCAGACATATTCACCAAACCACTCAGGCAAGAAGACTTTGTCAGATTAAGGAACACAATTGGCGTCACAAGACAAGATTAA
- the LOC108171655 gene encoding uncharacterized protein, translating to MATPREHIEEIRKGKFSIGEEKLNPLNEDFHQAVKNLSAELYAKDVHFLMELIQNAEDNEYPEGVDPSLEFVITSWDITAAGAPATLIVFNNEKGFSPKNIESICSVGRSTKKGNRKRGYIGEKGIGFKSVFLITAHPYIFSNGYQIRFSEEPCVHCNVGYIVPEWVDANPTLLDIKKIYGSGSALPTTTLILPLKADKFQAVKQQLSSIHPEVLLFLSKIKRLSIREDNEDPRKNNVSAIKIASETEFVTRRNIDAQSYTLHLSAEENCDEVEKECSYYMWKQKFPVKQEYRVEQRNEVEEWVITLAFPIGKRLRRGMNTCPGVYAFLPTEMVTNFPFIIQADFLLSSSRETILLDNKWNMGILDCVSTTFVNAFIALVRSIDDAPVSSLPYMFQFLPVHSSAFEELNVVRVSIKAKLVEENIVPSEPHKEQKFFHKPREVGRLRPDFWNILRMARDQGISLINLSSHGKYVLSYAFDQVEYDHILSFLGVEPVNSEWYAKCIKGTFGLVTRVSEDVYLELLLFISDNWLNKIFQTSIKKVPLIKCSGYGTESLCRISAIQNGESKVCVSSDSDHVSWLIDWNKEFLPAGRLLFMPKTTQEAIQSCSRKGALEKWFLDQVKVRFVSVNEYAKDLLDNSLNERKLVIAFAHFMYFSWCRHYISTKKVNELCGDMPLVDKYGKIIRTRKKVIVDKYGNIIENRKGVIVPANGSKWATLTDSNLWRKEGYVELGEDYMAADCFAGNCTIQENLLGFLKVRTAATDIPYIPAPSDSISSLSAPLTRENAFLLLDWIRRLAHKYVFVSQNFAKCIEEGGWLKVTLNGSPGFRPPSQSFLLESSSRNILQNVSVFVDIPLVDQNYYGERINEYKKELKRIGVRFEFGEACEYLGKHLMSLAASSTLTCGNVLSILRFIKYLRDNCFSSTDFICSIKEGQWLKTSLGFRSPVGSVLSDKEWIVASQISNIPFIDGRFYGEEIFQFEKELELLGAVVKFGESYQLIIDNLKSPSCLTSWTPEIVLFMLECMHISSSSEKLVRALKESNCLKTNIGYKRPEECLLFDQNSDWGCILQVFSGLPLIDHVFYGDRIFSYRNELKKTGVVVDFEDATKVFAQYFKRYASSTSITNENVASLLLCYRKLKGTPFKFPKDLESCIRQEKWLRTRLGDYRSPKDCILFGSSWESISPMCLLPFIDDSDSFYGKNIHDFKEELKRFGVVVEFKDGVKFVESCFYIPLNLSHISPENALALLECLQILLQEKDYSFPEVFLKKVSQPWLKTYAGYRPPNMCLLFDSKFGSYVKQTDGPFIDEEFYGSKILMYRNELAEIGVTIEVEQGCSVIANHLDLHDEFSTFVRVYNYLSQFKWEPDSEAGRKIWIPKGNKNGEWVGADECVIDDKDELFGLQLTVLKKHYERKLLNFFCCAFRVRSQPLVDDYLKLWKVWESSKRGLSHDQCCKFWLYVSKHWNLKTEKSLADALLKVPVYSGSGEILLSNKEDVFIADDLQLQCLFEQSSHLIFAWYPQPSLASLPRTKLLEMYKKIGVRVISESVHKEELSLANDAELQIIPRERVFAKALLRLILGFLAGPPIEMEVEKRQKAVQGLFNVAVLETHEPIIVSYDLPLSSGRILNVRGTRKIRWDRKNSKFFIQKMDKSGGQKSTIEFATYFAEAVSDCVLWECTEHIPALLELIKWAFVLEFNEEAVDFLMKSKNLQIFVEDAEFLNSAYPSI from the exons ATGGCGACGCCGAGAGAGCACATAGAAGAAATACGCAAAGGAAAGTTCTCCATCGGAGAAGAAAAACTCAACCCTTTGAATGAGGATTTTCACCAGGCTGTTAAGAATCTCTCTGCTGAACTCTACGCTAAGGATGTTCACTTCCTCATGGAACTCATCCAG AATGCAGAAGATAATGAGTACCCAGAAGGGGTTGATCCATCACTTGAGTTTGTCATAACTTCCTGGGATATAACAGCCGCGGGGGCTCCTGCTACTTTAATTGTTTTCAACAATGAGAAggggttttcaccaaagaacaTTGAGTCCATTTGCAGTGTTGGACGTTCCACCAAGAAAGGCAACAGGAAGCGCGGTTACATTGGGGAGAAAG GTATAGGGTTTAAAAGTGTGTTTCTCATCACTGCACACCCCTACATTTTCAGTAATGGTTATCAAATAAGGTTCAGTGAAGAGCCCTGTGTACACTGCAATGTTGGCTACATAGTTCCGGAATGGGTTGATGCAAATCCTACTCTTTTAGACATAAAAAAGATTTATGGTTCCGGTTCTGCCCTTCCAACCACAACACTGATCTTACCTTTGAAGGCAGACAAGTTCCAAGCTGTGAAGCAGCAGCTCTCTAGCATTCACCCTGAGGTTCTATTGTTTCTTTCAAAGATAAAGCGGCTCTCAATCCGCGAAGACAATGAGGATCCAAGGAAAAACAATGTAAGTGCAATTAAGATTGCAAGTGAGACTGAATTTGTGACGAGGAGGAACATTGATGCCCAATCCTACACCCTCCATTTGTCTGCAGAAGAAAATTGTGATGAGGTTGAAAAAGAGTGCAGCTATTATATGTGGAAGCAAAAGTTTCCTGTCAAGCAGGAATACCGAGTTGAACAGAGAAATGAGGTAGAAGAGTGGGTGATCACGCTTGCATTTCCAATTGGGAAACGCCTTCGTAGAGGAATGAACACATGTCCAGGTGTCTACGCCTTCCTACCAACGGAGATGGTGACAAACTTTCCCTTCATAATTCAAGCTGATTTTCTTCTTTCATCATCAAGGGAAACAATACTCCTCGACAACAAATGGAATATGGGGATTCTTGACTGTGTATCAACTACATTTGTCAATGCATTTATCGCGCTTGTTAGATCGATAGACGATGCTCCAGTGTCTAGTTTGCCTTATATGTTCCAGTTCCTGCCTGTCCATAGCTCTGCCTTTGAAGAACTGAATGTTGTTAGGGTGTCAATTAAAGCAAAACTTGTTGAAGAAAACATTGTACCTAGCGAGCCCCACAAGGAGCAGAAATTCTTTCACAAGCCTCGTGAAGTGGGTAGGTTAAGGCCGGATTTTTGGAATATTTTGAGGATGGCGAGGGATCAAGGGATAAGCTTGATTAATCTCTCTTCTCATGGAAAATATGTTCTGTCTTATGCATTTGACCAGGTGGAGTATGATCACATACTGAGTTTCCTTGGTGTTGAACCTGTAAACAGCGAATGGTATGCTAAATGCATCAAGGGGACTTTCGGTCTTGTAACTAGGGTGTCCGAAGACGTCTATTTGGAGCTTCTACTATTTATTTCTGATAACTGGCTGAATAAAATTTTCCAGACCAGCATCAAGAAAGTTCCACTAATAAAATGTTCAGGTTATGGAACCGAATCTTTGTGCCGCATAAGTGCAATCCAGAATGGTGAAAGTAAGGTTTGCGTATCCAGTGATTCTGATCATGTCTCATGGCTGATTGATTGGAATAAGGAGTTTCTACCTGCCGGAAGGCTTCTCTTTATGCCAAAAACCACACAGGAAGCTATCCAGTCTTGCTCTAGGAAAGGGGCATTGGAGAAATGGTTTTTAGATCAAGTTAAGGTTCGTTTCGTTAGTGTAAATGAATATGCAAAGGATCTCCTTGACAATTCACTTAATGAGCGGAAGCTTGTGATTGCATTTGCCCACTTCATGTATTTTTCCTGGTGCAGACATTATATCTCGACGAAGAAAGTTAATGAATTATGTGGAGATATGCCGCTAGTGGATAAGTATGGGAAAATCATCAGAACTAGGAAGAAGGTGATTGTGGATAAGTATGGGAACATCATTGAAAACAGGAAGGGGGTTATTGTGCCTGCCAATGGAAGCAAATGGGCAACACTGACTGATTCTAATTTGTGGAGGAAAGAAGGCTACGTTGAGTTAGGAGAAGATTATATGGCTGCAGACTGTTTTGCTGGTAACTGTACAATACAGGAGAACCTCCTAGGGTTCCTTAAAGTCCGTACTGCAGCTACGGACATTCCTTATATACCTGCTCCCAGTGATAGTATATCATCTTTATCTGCACCACTTACTAGGGAAAATGCATTCTTGCTTTTGGACTGGATTCGTCGTCTGGCGCATAAATATGTTTTCGTCTCACAGAATTTTGCGAAGTGCATAGAAGAAGGTGGTTGGCTGAAGGTTACTTTGAATGGCTCTCCTGGTTTTAGGCCACCTTCGCAGTCATTCCTACTTGAGTCATCATCAAGAAACATTTTGCAGAATGTCTCCGTGTTTGTTGATATCCCATTGGTTGATCAGAATTATTATGGTGAGAGGATTAATGAGTACAAGAAGGAGCTAAAAAGAATTGGAGTCAGATTTGAGTTTGGAGAAGCATGCGAGTATCTGGGGAAGCATTTGATGTCTCTTGCTGCTTCATCCACTTTAACCTGTGGCAATGTACTTTCTATACTCCGTTTCATCAAATATTTGAGGGACAACTGTTTTTCTTCTACTGATTTTATCTGTAGTATTAAAGAAGGTCAATGGCTTAAAACGTCCCTTGGCTTCAGGTCTCCGGTGGGTTCTGTTTTGTCGGACAAAGAGTGGATAGTTGCATCACAGATTAGTAACATTCCTTTCATTGATGGAAGATTTTATGGTGAAGAAATTTTTCAGTTCGAAAAAGAACTTGAGTTGCTTGGTGCGGTAGTCAAGTTCGGTGAAAGTTACCAGCTAATCATTGACAACCTAAAGTCACCTTCTTGCTTGACTTCTTGGACACCCGAGATTGTTCTATTCATGCTTGAATGCATGCATATTTCCAGTTCATCTGAGAAACTTGTCAGAGCGTTGAAAGAATCGAATTGCCTGAAGACAAACATTGGTTACAAGCGTCCAGAAGAATGTCTCCTGTTTGACCAGAATTCCGACTGGGGCTGCATTCTTCAGGTCTTTAGTGGTCTTCCATTGATTGATCACGTTTTCTATGGAGACAGGATATTTTCCTACAGAAATGAGTTGAAGAAAACTGGGGTGGTGGTTGATTTTGAGGACGCCACTAAAGTATTTGCTCAATATTTCAAGCGGTATGCATCATCGACTTCCATTACCAATGAAAATGTTGCTTCACTTCTGTTGTGTTACAGAAAGCTGAAGGGAACTCCCTTTAAATTTCCTAAAGATCTTGAGAGCTGCATTCGCCAGGAAAAATGGTTGCGCACTCGCCTTGGTGATTATAGATCTCCCAAAGATTGCATTCTCTTTGGTTCCAGTTGGGAATCTATCTCTCCGATGTGTCTTCTCCCATTCATTGATGATTCTGACAGTTTCTATGGCAAGAACATTCATGATTTTAAGGAAGAACTGAAGAGATTTGGGGTGGTTGTGGAATTCAAGGATGGAGTCAAGTTTGTGGAATCTTGTTtttatattcccttgaatctgAGCCACATTTCTCCAGAAAATGCGCTAGCATTGCTGGAATGCTTGCAAATTTTATTGCAGGAGAAAGATTATTCCTTTCCTGAAGTGTTCTTAAAGAAAGTTTCTCAACCATGGTTGAAGACTTATGCTGGCTATAGGCCTCCCAACATGTGCTTGTTGTTTGATTCCAAGTTTGGCTCGTACGTAAAGCAGACTGATGgacccttcattgatgaagaatTTTATGGATCTAAAATTTTAATGTACAGGAACGAGCTTGCTGAAATAGGGGTGACTATTGAAGTGGAACAAGGGTGTTCTGTTATTGCTAACCATCTTGATCTTCATGATGAATTTTCGACCTTTGTTCGAGTATATAATTACTTGAGCCAGTTTAAGTGGGAGCCAGATAGTGAGGCTGGCCGAAAGATCTGGATTCCGAAAGGAAATAAAAATGGAGAGTGGGTTGGTGCAGATGAATGTGTTATAGACGACAAGGATGAGCTGTTTGGTTTGCAGTTAACTGTTTTGAAGAAACACTATGAGCGAAAATTGCTTAATTTCTTCTGTTGTGCATTTAGAGTACGATCCCAACCTTTGGTTGATGATTACTTGAAGCTTTGGAAAGTTTGGGAAAGTTCTAAAAGAGGATTGTCACATGATCAGTGCTGTAAGTTCTGGCTTTATGTTTCGAAACACTGGAATTTAAAGACGGAGAAAAGTCTTGCTGATGCCCTTTTGAAAGTACCAGTTTATTCAGGCTCCGGTGAAATCTTGTTGTCCAACAAGGAAGATGTTTTCATTGCCGATGACCTTCAGTTACAGTGTCTTTTCGAACAGTCTTCTCACTTGATATTTGCTTGGTACCCTCAGCCAAGCTTGGCTTCCTTGCCTCGAACTAAGCTGCTTGAAATGTACAAGAAAATTGGCGTTCGTGTTATTTCTGAATCTGTGCACAAGGAAGAACTTTCTCTTGCAAACGATGCTGAACTACAAATAATCCCAAGGGAAAGAGTGTTCGCAAAAGCACTTCTGAGGCTGATTCTTGGATTTCTTGCTGGTCCTCCCATTGAAATGGAAGTGGAGAAGAGACAAAAAGCTGTCCAAGGTCTTTTCAATGTTGCTGTATTGGAGACGCATGAACCAATCATTGTAAGTTATGATCTGCCTTTATCTTCTGGGAGAATTTTGAATGTTAGAGGCACACGTAAGATACGGTGGGACAGGAAGAATTCCAAATTCTTCATCCAGAAGATGGACAAATCAGGCGGACAAAAGAGTACCATTGAGTTTGCTACATATTTCGCCGAAGCAGTATCCGATTGTGTGCTGTGGGAGTGCACTGAACATATACCTGCACTTTTGGAGCTGATCAAGTGGGCGTTTGTGCTAGAATTCAATGAGGAAGCTGTTGATTTCTTGATGAAGTCGAAGAATCTGCAGATCTTCGTCGAGGATGCAGAGTTTCTGAATTCTGCCTACCCTTCTATCTAG